The genomic DNA CACCGCAACGACCGACGGCTCATTGATCACAATTCCTTTACCACGAACGTACACCAGCGTATTTGCTGTTCCAAGATCGATGCCGATATCATTCGACATCCATCGCTTCATACGATCAAGTGACGGAAATTCGGGTAAGAAATCCATATATTCTCTATTCAGTAACGTATCGATTTATAATCACCTCGGATGCAACCACTTCAACGCTGTCTTCGATGCGATCCGTAAACTCTACCCCTCCTGCCTCGCGTGCTTTTGTGCTCACCACGGCGCGGGACGGAATACCGATGAGATCAGCATCAGCAAATTTTGCACCGGCCGACACCGCCCGATCATCCCACAGTACTTCCACGCCTAACTGAGTCAGTTTTTGATATAGCGCTTCAGCTTCGCTCTTCGTTTGCTCGTCATCGCTAAGCTGGATAAGATGCAGATCAAACGGCGCCACCTCCTTCGGCCAGATCATTTCATTTTTGCCTCCAAGTACTTCAACGATAGCCCCCATAAGTCGCCCTGGTCCGATACCGTATGAACCCATAATAACCGGTCTCTTTTCGTTCGTTTCATCGATATAGGTAAGACCGAACGCATCCGAGAATTTTGTTCCAAGACTAAATATATTACCCACCTCAACTGCTGTTACTTTCTCGAGATCATCCTTTAAAAGACCGAGGTCTTTCAAAACATCTTCTGAGTAGATCTCATCGTTTACGGCTATCTTTCGAGTACGATCTAGGTAGATCGTATCTTCACCGGCGTCCGTGAGTGTTTGAAACTCATGAGAGTACGGGCTAAAACTACCTCCGGAAGCAGACGTAAAGAACGTCCGCTCCCCAATACCGGCTCGATCAAAAATGCGAATATATGCATTCTTAGCTTCTTCGTAAAAAGCACTATGCTCTTCTTGCGACCGTGAGAAAGAGTACAGATCCTTCATTAAAAACTCACGTCCGCGCATTATACCGCTTTTCGCACGCTTCTCATTTCGAAATTTCGTTTGAAACTGATATACGTATGCCGGCAGATCTTTATATGAATGAATGAATTCGGTCATTAGGTTCGTCAACGGCTCTTCGTGAGTCGTCGCCAATCCCACCTCGCCTCCAGCACTCAATGTTGTTTTAAACCAGTTATCGATCACCTCATCGCTCCAGCGCCCGGTCTTCTCCCAAACTCGCTTGTCCTGAAGCGATGTTAAATGGAGTTCCTGGCCACCGATGCCGTTCATCTCGTCACGGATAATGCCACAGATCCGTTGCAGTACCCGGTACCCTAGGGGGAGATACGCGTAAGCACCGGCCATCTCCTTGTGAATAAACCCGCTTCTGATAAGCAGCTTAGCATTCTTCGCCGTTTCGTCTTTTGGTGCCTCTTTTCTTGTTTTTGTGAATAGTTCGCTCTGTCGCATACGGCTCATCTTACCGCAAACACCGCACCTCGACAATACGAGGTGCGGTGTTTGTACACGAACAAAGTTACATCAACTGTTTACGCCTGAATATCTGCTCGCCGCCTCAGGATATCATCAAGGGTGATAGACGGAACAAATGCCGGAGCGCTAGTTTCCGAAACAGTCCCATCGTCCGGCTGCGTCTTTACCTCGCCATCTTCTTCATCCTTACCTGGGCGCTGATCACTTAAAAGACCTTGGAACGCAAGTTCGAGTCCGTGCTCGTTCCAGATATCAAAAGCCTCACCCTGAAGCTCTTTGCGATCCAAAAATTCAGCAAGATCTATCTCTTCACCACGTTGCTGTTTGTACGTTTGAAAATACTCCCACATAAGTTGGAAGTGGCGGTCATACTCATTTTGAGGCTCTTCCTCGCCCGCGAGAACATTACGTGTATGCTCGTTTATATCATCTGAACTGAAAAGTTTTGAAGTGGTGTCGGTCATATGAAATATGATAATAATAGCTTTTTCACGTATATAAACTATATCACGAGCATAATTACAGGCGCAACAAACATTACTACGCAGCACGTTGCTGTTCCCTACTCTCACGAAGCTGCTCAAGTAGGTTATCTGAATCTACTTGGGTCACATTAATATCGGCCGATACCTCTTTATGGAACGCATCAAGCATGCCTTCCCTTGACCACATCCCAAGAACGGCACCTTGAACCGATTCAAAGTCATCCGGATCAAGAGATTCTCCGGTTACTTTTTCGTAGAAGTGCCACATAAGCTGAAGCTGAAGTTCGTTACGGGTTTCAGGCACCACTTCTCCGCTTAGCACCTTCGCCAAACGTTCACGTACTCCTTCTGCAGATTCTGCCGATGTGTGAGGAGGTTGTTCAAGTGACATAGTGAATAGTAGCTACGTTACAAAAGATTCAGAATATCATTATACGTCACCGCGATCATCAGGAGAATGAGTAGCGCAAAACCAACCAAATTAAGCCCATTGGCTACTTTTGGATTTATCGGTGAGCGCTTAACCGCCTCGATAGCCACCATTACTAACCGACCGCCATCGAGCGCCGGAAACGGCAGCAAGTTAATGATCGCCAGGTTTATCGAGATAAGCGCCGTAAACTGAAGAAGGTAGACGAACCCAAGCACGGAAGCGTCACCAACGAGCCCGACAATACCCACAGGGCCGGCGACCTGAGAGTAGTCAGCCGCACCGGTGAATGCATCAAAAACAAATACTGAAATACCGATCGCTATAGACTTCGTAAGCTCACCCGTGACCAAATACCCCTGCCAGAGTGCCTGGTGCGGTGCAAGTCGCAACGTTCCCATCATACTCATGGTAATACCGACCGCTTGACCATCCTCAATGACACCTTCTGCAGGTTCAATACTCTCGGTCAAAAGCTGATCTCCCCGTTCTATCGAAAAAGCAAGTTCACTATCCGGATTCGATTGAATGAAAGCACTTACGTCCCCGGGTAACAACGGTGCTTCCAATTGAGTTTCGCCTGAAGAAAGTCCGACAATGACATCACCGGACCGTAAACCCGCCAACTCTGCCGGAGAATCCGGCGCGACTGTTATAACCATGAGCTCAGGATCGGTTACGGTGCCAAGCGCGTCATACTCCACCGGCGTTGGCTGACCGATCATAAAACCAACTGATATTAAAAGCCAAGCAAAGATCATATTAAAGGTGACGCCCGCAACTAACACGAGCGCCTGCTTGTACCGCGGCTTGCTGACAAAACTACGCGGGCTACTCTGCGCTCCGGGGTCATCCGCGTCGTCGTAGTTTTCTCCGAATATCTTTACAAACCCACCTATCGGCAAGAGATTAAGTGTGTATTCAGTCTCTCCGATCTTAAATAAACGAAGAACTCGAGGCGGAAGCCCGAGTCCGAATTCATCAACTCGAATACCGGATGCTTTTGCAACAATGAAGTGCCCAAATTCGTGCACTAAGATCAAAAGTGCCAGTATGATTATAAAATAGAGTATGGTCATGACGATTTAAATCTCAAATTCCAAGCACCAAATTTCAATGTTCCCAAATATTCCAGCGCGCGGACTACTTTGATCTTTGATATTAGAATTAATGATAGTGATTGCTATTTGTAATTTAGTGCTTTTGCTTAATGTAATTACTCAGTAATTTCTTTTTTCTTTCGTTCCTCCATTTCTTCAAGGCCCTTGTTGGTTTTCTTTACCAGATCTTCCATCTGTTCTTTCAGACGATACTTATCATCTTCGCTAATATCACCATCTTTCTGTTGATTCTGGATATCGTCCCAAACCTCATCTCGAGCAGTACGCACCGAAACCCGAGCCTCTTCAAGCTTTTGTTTTGAAAGCTTTAAAAGCTGCTCTCTTCGCTCACTCGTTAATTCAGGAAACGTCACACGCAAACCCTGATCATCCACATTGACCGACAGACCAACGTTTGCATTTTCGATCGCGCTCTCAATAGCGCTTGAAACACTCTTGTCCCACGGTACGATCCGGATCGTCTTCGCATCTTCGGTTGTTACCGTTGCAACCTGGTTGATCGGCATCTGTGAGCCGTACACCTCCACTTTTACTGAATCGAGCACGGCGGGTGCCGCGCGTCCAGTACGGATACCTTTGAACTCGCTACTTAGCCAGTCCTCTGCGTCTTGAAGCTGTTTTTTAAAATCACTAAAATCGTAATTCATACGTGAGCGCCTAAGTTTAAAGAAGGGTTTAAGAGAAGTGTTCGTATCATACCAAGGAATATAAATTGGAACAATATTACAAAATATCAATAAAGGTCATAACGCCTGCCCAAACCATAACTGCAAGGACAGCTATAAGAAACTGTGAGAAAGCGCCCACCAAAGGCTGTGGGATCTCATATTCACTATGGATCCACTCATGAAATGACTGCAACCAGCCGAGTGGCCGAGGAGCCAAAAAATAACCAAACTGAAGCACGTCCGGCAACACGCCACCGACAAGACCGGCAACGAGCACCGATGCAAAGCTTGGTGTAAGAACAACGAACGCAAGCACGGCAAGTATACCCAGACCAAAATCAACTCCCAGCTTTACACAATCACCGAGAAACGATCGATCGAACACCATTGTCTTGTGAACCACACCGTGACTCTCCGGCGTTCGCTTAGACACAAGCGTATAATCCCAATGCGGGATCATATCCAGCAAAAAATGACTCGCCACACCAACAGCAACACCGACAACCGGGTCTGTAGTTATCACCGCTGCTGCTGCGGCGCCAACAACTGAATGCGTACTAAGGATCATAGGTCACATCTAGAGGCGCAGGGCAATATACTCGAGCAGTAATTTTAATGATGATCCCGGATCATCAAGATACTGTTTATATTTAGTAATAATTTCCAGTCCGTCTCTGCTTCGCCGGGTAAGAGTGCCATCAGCCGCTCTCAGGCCGGCAAGTACGCGCTCGCAATTATCCACAAGACGTCTGGCGGCTGTCTTATCCTTTGCCTCGATAATAGGTTTGAGTAGCTCTATCCGCTCAGGCGCACTCGCGCGAAGAAATATTTCAGCGTCAACTCCCCTGCTTGTGTCTTGTCTCTGGTCACCCAGCTCAGCCAGCGAACCATCAGTCAATGAAATAAGAGCAAGCCTGGAACGGAGAGTCGGCAAAAGACCGTCAGCGTGAGGCAGGCAGAGAACGAATACGGTTGACTGGGCCGGATCCTCAAACGTTTTCAGTAATGCGTTTTGGGACGCCTGTGGTAAATGATCAGTTTCAATAACAATAAGTGTTCGCGCTGCAAGAACCGGCTTGCGCGCCTGCTCCTCTCGTATACGTCGCGCTGTCTCTATGGACAGTGGTGACTCGATGTAACGATAGAGATCAGGATGACCCTGCGGCGGAACCTCGAATACTTGTTCTATCGCTTGCGCAATACTGTCTCGCACATGACCTCCTTCACCCACCACACAAATAGCGTGATGCTGTGAAAGAAGTTGAACAAGATTATCTATCATATACTGCGTACCTATCGCTCCTTATAACGTATAAAAATATAACGAGATCAAAAACAACTCTTTATCTTTTAGCAGCGATCGTTCTCTTGTACATCTCTAGATGTTCCAGTGCAATACCGGTCCCTTTAACCACACACAGCATCGCCTCATCAGCGAGTGCACATTTTACACCGGTTCTTCTATACACCAACTCCGGTAGATTACGAAGCTGAGATGACCCGCCCGTCATGATGATCCCCCGGTCAATAATGTCAGAAGACAACTCCGGTGGAGTTTCCTGGAGCACATCTTTGATAGCGTTTATCATCTCCTTGAGTTCCTGATTGATCGCCTTGGTGATCTCGTTCGTCTTGATCTCGACCGAGCGTGGCAGACCGGAAACATAGTCACGACCTTTGATCGTGATCGAACTCTCTTCATCGAGCGGCACAGCTGAACCGATCTTGATCTTAATATCCTCAGCTGTTTTATCACCAACCGCGAGATTGAACGTTTTTTTAATGTAATCAGTTATCGCCGCGTCTACACGATTTCCTGCACACTTCACAGATGTAGAAGCAACAATACCGCCCAGCGAGATGACCGCAACATCGGTCGTACCGCCACCAATGTCAACGATCATGTGTCCGGCCGCTTCGTGAATAGGAATCCCGGCCCCGATAGCGCTAAGGATCGGCTCTTTGACCACGTATGCGTGCTTAGCACCTGCACGAACCGCCGCCTCAACGACGGCCCGGCGCTCGGTTGAGGTGACGCCCGCAGGCACCGACACAAGCACCTCAGGTTTAAAGAATGTCCATTTACCGAGGGCTTTGCTTATGTAATAGCGAAGCATTGCCTCAGTCACTCGATAGTCAGCGATCACACCGTCCTTCATGGGCCGATACGCGATCACGTTATCCGGTGTGCGGCCGATCATGATCTTCGCCTCGTTGCCGACCGCCAAGATCTTATTGTCTTCCTGCGAGACGGCGACAACCGACGGCTCGTTGAGCACGATACCCTTACCAGGTACGTATACGAGCGTATTTGCTGTTCCAAGATCGATACCAAGTTTTCGAGTGAATAGTGCCATACCATTGAGAAGTAAGTATCTAGTATACAGTATTATGGAGTATGGTACCCCTTGCCCCCTTTTTTGACAAACCTGTTCTCAGTGAAGCGGCTTTTCTATTCTGTGACACCTCTAACTATTTCTAGAACGTAAACTATAGAGGCGGCATGTCACATCCGTGAGAGGGATATTTAAGGGGATGACAAAAAGTAATATCTCATATATGATATACTCTTAAATCACTTAACTTCATACGCCATGACATCCCAATCTCAAGAATTTCTTACCCACCTCGGCTCTCTGATCCACCAGCTTCGTGAAGAGCGTGGGATCACTCAAAAAACCTTTGCTACTAAACTCGGTACGGCCCAAAGCGCAATTGCTCGCATTGAAGCCGGCCAGCAGAACATCTCAACTGAAATGCTTTCTCGCATTAGCGCCGTACTTGAGCGAGACTTGGTCAACCTCTCCGAGGGTTCTTTAAGTATCCAGATCAACGGAGGCAAGAAATTAAGCGGCACTATCCCTGTCAAAACCTCCAAGAATGCCGCCGTTGCCCTACTAGCGGCCTCCCTTTTGAATAAAAGCACCACCACTCTCAAAAGGGTTCCGAAGATCGAGGAGGTTCACCGACTCATTGAAGTGCTTAAAAGTATCGGTGTGAGTGTGGTCTGGAATAACGGCGATCTTACCATCACACCCCCCGAAAAACTCTCCCTGTCTGATATTGACGCAGTTGCTGCCGGGCGCACGCGCAGCATTATTCTCTTTATCGGCGCTCTCCTTCATCGGAGCAAACGTTTTCGTATCCCTCAGGCGGCCGGGTGCAAACTTGGCGCGCGCACGATCAAACCACACCTCTACGCTCTCGAAGAACTCGGTGTATCTATCACGACCAAACATGATAACTACACGATCGAACATAAAGGGCTCTCAAGCGGACGTATCGTGTTATATGAATCCGGTGACACAGTCACAGAGAACGTCCTCATGGCTGCTGCTCTAACGCCCGGCACGACCACAATTCGCTACGCTTCTGCTAATTACCAGGTCCAGGATCTTTGCTACTTTCTTGAGACGCTTGGTGTAAAGATCGAGGGTATTGGCACCACAACTCTTGTGGTTCATGGCATAAAGGAGATCAACACACCGGTCGAATATCACCTTTCTGAAGATCCAATCGAAGCAATGTTCTTTATTGCGGCAGCCGCGGTCACCCGCTCCGCGATCAAGATAGAACGATGTCCGATCGATTTTCTCGAGCTTGAATTACTCACACTCGAAAAGATGGGCTTCAAGTATACCGCAAGCAAGCGCTACAAAGCCGCCAACGGCAAGACAGACCTCGTTGATATTAAAACACGGCCTTCTCGACTGATAGCGCCGAGCGAAAAGATCCACCCACGCCCATACCCGGGGCTCAATATTGACAACCTTCCATTTTTTGCAGTTATTGCCACGCAGGCCGAAGGTCAGACGTTTATTCACGACTGGGTGTTCGAGAACAGAGCGATCTATTACAAAGAGCTCGACAAACTCGGTGCTGACACGATCCTCGGCGACCAGCATCGCTTCTATGTGACCGGACCGACCAAGTTAAAGGCCCAAGAGATCGTCTGCCCCCCTGCCCTACGACCCGCGGCCATCATCTTAATCGCCATGCTTGCAGCTGAAGGAACATCAACGCTACGTAACATCTACAGCATCAACCGCGGATACGAAGACCTTGTAAAGCGTTTGAACAGCCTCGGTGCTGACATTCACTTATTGCGGTCGGTGTAAGAGATCCACCATTGCAATTACCTGTGTTTTTTGAAACGATGGGAGCTAACCTATACCGCCATGGTACATACAGACCGTATTCGTGAACAATTGCGTGAGAAGAGAGCATACGTGTGGACTGCTTTCAGCTTTCTCATCTTTTTTCTGCTACTCGGTCTTGTTACTGAGACCGGATATCGGATCTTCTCGACATTAGGACTCACAGACGCCGGAACCGTGAAGATCGTTCTGCCGGACACAAATATGCAGGTGTACCATAACGATACGTATGTCGATCAGAGCTCAGAGCAAGGCGAGATCATTACGCTCAACAACCTTCCTACCGGCGAGCACAGTATTATTGTTGCACGACAAGGATCATATCCTTGGGCAAAAAAATTCAAACTCACGGCCGACGAAACACGTGTTCTTGAGCCGTTTCTGATACGACACAAACTCCCCCAAAGAACAGTTGATTCAAGCGCCGATCATTTCGCTGAGCTCGTGAGCGAAGTACAACGAACACAAGTACCGACAAAAGAATCACCGCTTTCTTCCCCGGATCAACCGGTTTTAGTCTGGGTAGAGAACAATGTGATCCAAGCGCAGTGGGAAGGTGACCTAGATAACGCACCTCACTCATTTTGCGTAGACTCAGAACAGTGCCTCAAGAGCATTTCTGCACTCCCTTCTGACGAACCTATAAAAAACATCACTTTTTACCATAACCGAAGTGACGTAATACTATTCTCTTCCGGAAACGGTATCTACGCGCTTGAATTAGTGGCCAGTGGCGCACCAAGCTTTCAGCCGATCTTCGAAGGAACTGACCCGAATTTCATAAAGACCGGAACCACTACGATCGCCGTCTTGGACGATGGTCAACTTTTTGAGGTTGGACTCTAACTACGCTTTACAGAGCGAGATTCTGACCCCCTCCTTTTTCTTTGTGACAAGCGACGCTTGATACAAAATACGAAATACTAGATACTAGCCACATGTATATCATTGACGTTATCCCCATAGCAAAAGGAATGGGCAAAGATCATTTGTCATATTTTACCTCACAAGAGGTCCTGCCGGGCAAACTGGTCACCGTACCCGTACGCAAACGCACGCTTTCCGCGCTTGTCGTGAACTGTGAAAGCGCACAGAAGCGCAAGACCGAATTGAAATCCTCCGGCTTTGCACTCAAGAAGATAGCCAAGCTTCACAAGACATCCTTTTTAGACGAAGGACTGATCACCGCTGCTCGAGATACAGCAACATATTTTGCCACAACGCCCGGCCGAGTACTTCAGACGATCATTCCAAGCGCGATCCTAAACGATCTATCTTCGATAAAAAAACCCAAGAATTCAACACGGAATACGAAAAAGAACCTTGAGCAGACGAAAACAACGCACGAAAAGTTCCTGCTCCAAACACAGCCAAGTGAACGCCTGGCACACTACAAAAGCCTGATCCGAGAAGACTTCGCCAAGGATCAGTCTGTTTTTTTCTGTCTCCCGACGATCGAAGATATCAACAAAGCAAAAGCAACCTTAGAGAAAGGTATCGATACCTACACTTATGTTTTGCACAGCAACTTAAGTAAAAACAAACTCCAAGAGATCTGGAATGAGATCACGCAACAGAACCATCCGGTACTGATCATTGCCACACCGCTTTTCCTATCGATCCCCCGAAATGATCTCGGCACGATCATAGTCGAACGTGAAGCTTCCCAAAGTTATAAGCAACAGTCCGCGCCATTTCTTGATATGCGCACTTACGCTGAGTTCTTATCACGCGCACGCGGTGTTCGTTTTGTTCTCGGCGATACACTTCTTCGAGTTGAGACACTCAAACGATACCATGACCTTGAGTTTACTGAATACATGCCGCTCAAATACCGATCACTGACCTCTGCACAAACATCACTAGTAGATATGCGCGAAAGCGTCGCTAACGAGAATGATGAATTCCCGATCATCAGCCCGGAACTCAAGGAACTTCTTTCAAACGCTCTCGAGAAAAGTGAATTAACCTTCTTGTTTGCAAGTCGCCGGGGACTTGCTCCAATAACTGTCTGCGGAGACTGTGGTGCCCTGGTTCGTTGTAAGTACTGCGAGACTCCTGTTGTGCTTCACGAAATAAGTGAGAATACTGAACACAATGTATTTCAATGTCACAAATGTGGCACAACTCGCTCGGCCCATGAAACCTGTAAAAGCTGTGGTAGTTGGCGACTCAACGCTCTCGGTGTCGGCGTCGAAAGAGTTATTGAATCGATCACAAAGTCATTTCCTGATGTCACCATCTTTCGAATAGACAAAGACAACACACGCACCCATAAACAGGCCCTCAGCGTCATTGAAAAATTTTACCAAACACCCGGCAGCGTCCTGATCGGCACTGAAATGGGTATCCTCTATCTTTCTGAGGAGATCGAGAATATTGGCGTTGTCTCCCTCGACAGCCTGTTTTCGGTACCTGACTTTCGCATTAACGAAAAGATCATCAATATTCTCATTACGCTTCGCCTTCTCGCGCAGAAACAGTTTCTGGTCCAAAGCCGAAACGCTGAACAACCTATTCTTCAGCACGGTCTTTCCGGAAACCTGATCGACTTTTATCGACAAGAGGTGACGGTCCGCAAACAATTTTCCTATCCACCTTTCACTGTTCTTGTTAAGATCACTCGTCGTGGAACCCAAGACAAGGTTGAAGCAGATATGAAGTGGCTTCAAGATACGGTTGGATCTGATCGCATAACCATGTATGCCGGATCCCCACCGATCGTAAAAGGAAAATTTGTAATGAACGCTCTTATTAAAGTTCCACGTGAGCAGTGGGTGGACGAACCCCTCCTTACGTTACTTAATTCCCTTCCACCTCAATTCATTATTCAGATCGATCCGCAAAATATTCTTTGATCACGTTTGGCACGTAGACAAACCATTTGTAACAATGCTATAACATGGTGGACTGTTCTTCACCATCAACCATGGAGATCACTGATGCGACGACTCATCGCTACCGCTCACACTCCTGTGCACATTGTACGCACACGCGTACTGCACCTGAGAATACTCTATAGACGCGGCCGCGGGAGGTTCAACGGACACGATTTCACCCCTTGTCCCAAGTGCGGAAACGACACGCTCGCGAAAGCCAACTTTGATCTTAAAAAGAGCGACATCGCTGGTCCCGGCATCTGGCCAGGCGAATACCACGGTCAATGCATACATCCGCACTGTGATCATCGTGAATCTGTGTGACCTTCCGGTTTGATCTCCATAACAACCTTCTGCCCTCTCCGTAAAACGGTCCAGGGCTTTTTCTTTTCTCACTATTCCGATACAATTCACTGATCATGCCTATATCAAAGATCGTTCAGGAAGGGGAAGGCACTATACTGCGCAAACGAGCCAAGGACATTAAAGAATCCGAGATCGGCTCTGAGACTCTTTCGAATATCATCCAAAAAATGAAAGACGTTCTCGCCCTCCAAGACGACGGGGTGGCAATAGCAGCGCCACAGATCGGCGAATCACTGAGAGTATTCGTGGTATCCGGTAAAGTCTATGATCAACTTGAGAGATCTGATCAACCAGAACTCGACAGAATCGATGAGTCCCGCAAAAAAAGAAGCCCCGACAAAACATTTATTAATCCCGAGATCATTAAAACCTCAAAGGAAACCCTTCCTCTTGACGAAGGATGCCTGTCGGTTCGTCACTACTACGGGCAAGTACTTCGCCACAGTAAAGTTACTGTCAGAGCACTCGATGAAGAGGGCAACGCATTCACAGAAGGGCGTTCCGGTCTTCTCGCGCAGATCTTTCAGCACGAGACCGATCATCTCAACGGTGTTCTATTTATAGATAAAGCAAAGAAAGTTGATTATCGAGCGCCGAAGGAGAAAAATGAAACAAAATAAATGGAAGGATCTGAAAATAAAATATTAAAGTGTAAGATCCTTGTAAAATAATAGATCACCTTTAGATACTTTTCATACATGAATACAAACATAAAAATGGTTTTTTTCGGCACCGACGATTTTTCAATACTTGTTCTCGAAGAACTAGCTCGTCGCGATATCCTTCCTGACCTTGTTGTCACCGCGCCGGACACACCACAAGGTCGACAGCTCAAGGTTCTGCCACCCTCGGTAAAGGTCTGGGCACTCGCTCACAACATACCGTTCCTTCAACCGTACTCACTAAACGAGGCATTCGGCAACGAACTCAAACGTCAGGAATGGGATGTTTTCCTGGTAGCTTCATACGGCAAAATAATACCCAAGGAGATACTGGATATTCCAACCAATGGATCATTAAATATTCACCCTTCCCTGCTTCCGAAGCTTCGCGGGGCTTCACCGATCCAGAGTGCTATTCTTACTGAAGAAGAAACCGGAGTAACACTCATGCTTATGGACGAAAAAATGGATCACGGCCCCATAATTGCTCAGAAAAAAGTTTCTATCGACAGCTGGCCACCTAAGGCAAATATCCTAGAAGCCATTCTTGCGCGTGAAGGAGGTGCGCTATTTGCTGATAATCTTCATCCGTGGATCAAAGGAGAGAAAAAGTCAGAAGAACAAGACCACTCACAAGCCACGTTCACTAAAAAAATAACAAAAGACCAAGCCGAGCTTGATCTATCAGACGATCCTGAGAAAAACTTTCGCAAGATCCAGGCGTTTCATGAATGGCCACGTGCGTACTTTTTTACGACCAAAGACAACAAGCAGTTTCGGGTGATCGTTACCGATGCAAAACTTCAGAACGACCAACTGGTCATTAAACGAGTTATCCCTGAGGGCAAGAAAGAAATGGATTTTGAATCGTTCGAACGAGGATATCGAGAATAAAAGATTCTCTACCGGATATCTTGTGAGTCATTCGGCTCGTTATCGCCCTCACTCATATCCTGCAGAAGATCACTTCCTACTCCGCCCGGATTTAACATACGAGAATGACTATGCGCCTGCTCAGCATCCTGATACAAGGCGGTCATGATAATTGTTATTGCAACCGCCCAAACGAGTACTGCCACAAAAAGAT from Candidatus Paceibacterota bacterium includes the following:
- the def gene encoding peptide deformylase, encoding MPISKIVQEGEGTILRKRAKDIKESEIGSETLSNIIQKMKDVLALQDDGVAIAAPQIGESLRVFVVSGKVYDQLERSDQPELDRIDESRKKRSPDKTFINPEIIKTSKETLPLDEGCLSVRHYYGQVLRHSKVTVRALDEEGNAFTEGRSGLLAQIFQHETDHLNGVLFIDKAKKVDYRAPKEKNETK
- the fmt gene encoding methionyl-tRNA formyltransferase, whose product is MNTNIKMVFFGTDDFSILVLEELARRDILPDLVVTAPDTPQGRQLKVLPPSVKVWALAHNIPFLQPYSLNEAFGNELKRQEWDVFLVASYGKIIPKEILDIPTNGSLNIHPSLLPKLRGASPIQSAILTEEETGVTLMLMDEKMDHGPIIAQKKVSIDSWPPKANILEAILAREGGALFADNLHPWIKGEKKSEEQDHSQATFTKKITKDQAELDLSDDPEKNFRKIQAFHEWPRAYFFTTKDNKQFRVIVTDAKLQNDQLVIKRVIPEGKKEMDFESFERGYRE